In one window of Bos taurus isolate L1 Dominette 01449 registration number 42190680 breed Hereford chromosome 15, ARS-UCD2.0, whole genome shotgun sequence DNA:
- the OR51D1 gene encoding olfactory receptor 51D1 isoform X1, which produces MTVANGTLVQPACFLLVGIPGLGPDTHFWLALPLCCMYASASLGNLAIILIIRVERRLHEPMYLFLAMLSTIDLVLSSVTMPKMVSLFLTGVQEIEFNACLAQMFLIHALSAMESAILLAMAFDRFVAICHPLQHASVLTRPMVAKIGLAALTRGFVLFFPLPFILKRLSYCRKHTVTHSFCLHQDIMKLSCTDTTVNVVYGLFIILSVMGVDSLFIGFSYILILRAVLELSSQGAALKAFNTCISHLCAVLVFYVPLIGLSVVHRLSGPTSLLHVIMANIYLLLPPVVNPIVYGAKTKEIRSRVFHIFSQNGR; this is translated from the coding sequence ATGACTGTGGCAAATGGAACTCTGGTCCAGCCAGCGTGCTTCCTGCTGGTAGGCATCCCTGGCCTGGGACCTGACACCCACTTTTGGCTGGCTCTCCCACTGTGTTGTATGTATGCCTCGGCCAGCCTGGGCAACCTAGCCATTATCCTCATCATCCGTGTGGAAAGGCGCCTGCATGAGCCCATGTACCTCTTCCTGGCCATGCTTTCCACCATTGACCTAGTTCTCTCCTCCGTCACCATGCCCAAGATGGTCAGCCTCTTCCTGACAGGTGTCCAGGAGATCGAGTTCAATGCCTGTCTGGCCCAGATGTTCCTTATCCATGCTCTGTCAGCCATGGAGTCAGCTATTCTGCTGGCCATGGCATTTGACCGCTttgtggccatctgccaccccctGCAGCATGCTTCTGTACTCACAAGGCCTATGGTTGCCAAAATTGGACTAGCTGCCCTGACCAGAGGGTTTGTACTCTTCTTTCCCCTGCCCTTCATCCTGAAGCGGCTGTCATACTGCCGGAAGCACACTGTCACACACTCATTCTGTCTGCACCAAGATATTATGAAGCTGTCCTGTACTGATACCACGGTCAACGTGGTGTACGGGCTCTTTATCATCCTCTCGGTCATGGGCGTCGACTCCCTCTTCATTGGCTTCTCCTATATCCTCATCCTGAGGGCTGTGTTGGAGCTCTCCTCTCAGGGGGCAGCACTCAAAGCTTTCAACACCTGCATCTCccatctctgtgctgtgctggtCTTCTATGTGCCCCTGATTGGGCTCTCCGTGGTGCACAGGCTGAGTGGCCCCACTTCCCTGCTCCATGTGATTATGGCTAATATCTATCTACTGCTGCCACCTGTGGTTAACCCTATAGTCTATGGAGCCAAAACCAAGGAGATTCGTTCTCGAGTCTTCCATATATTCTCACAGAATGGCAGGTGA
- the TRIM68 gene encoding E3 ubiquitin-protein ligase TRIM68 gives MDPATLMEAVVEEVACPICMTFLKEPVSIDCGHSFCHSCLLGLWEVPGESQNWAYSCPLCRAPIEPRNLRPNWQLANVVEKVRRLGLHPGMGLRADMCEPHREQLKMFCKEDGLIVCEACSRSPEHQAHSVVPMEDVAWDYKWKLHEALEHLKKEQEEAWKLEVGERKRTANWKIQVETRKQSIIWEFEKYRRLLKKKQPPGRLLEVEAAAALASLQQEERETMQKLELNHEALIQQSRVLWRMIAELEERSQRPVRWMLQGIQEVLNRSNSWSLQRPEPVSLELKTDCRVLGLREILKTYAADVRLDPDTAYSRLIVSEDRKCVRYGDTKQKLPDNPERFYRYNIVLGSQCISSGRHYWEVEVGDRSEWGLGVCKENVDRKEVVFLSPHYGFWVIRLRKGNEYRAGTDEYPLLSLPVPPRRVGVFLDYEAHDISFYNVTDNGSHIFTFPHYPFPGRLLPYFSPCYSIGANNTAPLAICSLDGED, from the exons ATGGATCCCGCAACACTGATGGAAGCTGTAGTAGAAGAAGTGGCCTGTCCCATCTGCATGACCTTCCTGAAGGAGCCTGTGAGCATCGACTGTGGCCACAGCTTCTGTCACAGCTGTCTCTTAGGACTCTGGGAGGTCCCAGGAGAATCCCAGAACTGGGCTTACTCATGTCCCCTGTGCCGGGCTCCCATCGAGCCCAGGAACCTGCGGCCTAATTGGCAGCTGGCCAATGTTGTGGAAAAAGTCCGCCGGCTGGGGCTACATCCTGGAATGGGGCTGAGGGCTGACATGTGCGAGCCCCACAGAGAACAGCTGAAGATGTTCTGCAAAGAGGACGGCCTGATCGTGTGTGAGGCCTGCAGCCGGTCCCCTGAACATCAGGCCCACAGTGTCGTGCCCATGGAGGATGTCGCCTGGGATTATAAG TGGAAACTCCATGAGGCTCTGGAACATCTGAAGAAAGAGCAGGAAGAGGCCTGGAAGCTGGAAGTTGGTGAGAGGAAACGAACTGCCAACTGGAAG ATACAGGTGGAAACCCGAAAGCAGAGCATCATATGGGAGTTTGAGAAATATCGGCGATTACTAAAGAAAAAACAGCCACCAGGTCGGCTGCTGGAGGTGGAGGCTGCTGCAGCTCTGGCCAGCCTGCAGCAGGAGGAAAGGGAGACCATGCAGAAACTGGAGTTGAATCATGAGGCACTCATCCAGCAGAGCCGGGTTCTATGGAGGATGATCGCAGAGCTGGAAGAGAGGTCTCAGAGGCCTGTCCGCTGGATGCTGCAG gGTATTCAGGAAGTCTTGAACAG gagcaactcctggagtctgcAGAGACCAGAACCAGTCTCCCTGGAACTGAAGACAGACTGCCGTGTGCTGGGGCTCAGAGAGATCCTGAAGACATATGCAG CGGATGTGCGGCTGGATCCAGACACTGCCTACTCTCGCCTCATCGTGTCTGAGGACAGGAAATGTGTGCGCTATGGAGACACCAAGCAGAAGCTACCCGACAACCCTGAAAGATTTTACCGCTACAACATTGTCCTGGGCAGTCAGTGCATCTCCTCGGGCCGGCACTactgggaggtggaggtgggagaCAGGTCCGAATGGGGCCTGGGCGTGTGCAAGGAGAACGTAGACCGGAAGGAGGTGGTCTTCTTATCCCCCCACTATGGATTCTGGGTGATCAGGCTGAGGAAGGGCAATGAGTACCGGGCAGGCACTGATGAGTACCCCCTCCTATCCTTGCCCGTCCCTCCCCGCCGGGTGGGAGTCTTCCTGGATTATGAGGCTCATGACATCTCCTTCTACAACGTGACTGACAATGGCTCCCACATTTTCACTTTCCCCCACTACCCCTTCCCTGGGCGCCTCCTGCCCTATTTCAGCCCTTGCTACAGCATCGGAGCCAACAACACCGCTCCCCTGGCCATCTGCTCCCTGGACGGGGAAGACTAA
- the TRIM68 gene encoding E3 ubiquitin-protein ligase TRIM68 isoform X1: MQKLELNHEALIQQSRVLWRMIAELEERSQRPVRWMLQGIQEVLNRSNSWSLQRPEPVSLELKTDCRVLGLREILKTYAADVRLDPDTAYSRLIVSEDRKCVRYGDTKQKLPDNPERFYRYNIVLGSQCISSGRHYWEVEVGDRSEWGLGVCKENVDRKEVVFLSPHYGFWVIRLRKGNEYRAGTDEYPLLSLPVPPRRVGVFLDYEAHDISFYNVTDNGSHIFTFPHYPFPGRLLPYFSPCYSIGANNTAPLAICSLDGED, encoded by the exons ATGCAGAAACTGGAGTTGAATCATGAGGCACTCATCCAGCAGAGCCGGGTTCTATGGAGGATGATCGCAGAGCTGGAAGAGAGGTCTCAGAGGCCTGTCCGCTGGATGCTGCAG gGTATTCAGGAAGTCTTGAACAG gagcaactcctggagtctgcAGAGACCAGAACCAGTCTCCCTGGAACTGAAGACAGACTGCCGTGTGCTGGGGCTCAGAGAGATCCTGAAGACATATGCAG CGGATGTGCGGCTGGATCCAGACACTGCCTACTCTCGCCTCATCGTGTCTGAGGACAGGAAATGTGTGCGCTATGGAGACACCAAGCAGAAGCTACCCGACAACCCTGAAAGATTTTACCGCTACAACATTGTCCTGGGCAGTCAGTGCATCTCCTCGGGCCGGCACTactgggaggtggaggtgggagaCAGGTCCGAATGGGGCCTGGGCGTGTGCAAGGAGAACGTAGACCGGAAGGAGGTGGTCTTCTTATCCCCCCACTATGGATTCTGGGTGATCAGGCTGAGGAAGGGCAATGAGTACCGGGCAGGCACTGATGAGTACCCCCTCCTATCCTTGCCCGTCCCTCCCCGCCGGGTGGGAGTCTTCCTGGATTATGAGGCTCATGACATCTCCTTCTACAACGTGACTGACAATGGCTCCCACATTTTCACTTTCCCCCACTACCCCTTCCCTGGGCGCCTCCTGCCCTATTTCAGCCCTTGCTACAGCATCGGAGCCAACAACACCGCTCCCCTGGCCATCTGCTCCCTGGACGGGGAAGACTAA